One Paenarthrobacter aurescens TC1 DNA window includes the following coding sequences:
- the uvrB gene encoding excinuclease ABC, B subunit (identified by match to protein family HMM PF00271; match to protein family HMM PF02151; match to protein family HMM TIGR00631) — MSLAQEINRVVAPFEVISEFKPAGDQPTAIAELTERINNGEKDVVLLGATGTGKSATTAWLIEQVQRPTLVMVQNKTLAAQLANEFRELLPNNAVEYFVSYYDYYQPEAYVAQTDTFIEKDSSINEEVERLRHSATNALLTRRDVIVVATVSCIYGLGTPEEYIAGMVTLRKGAEMNRDHLLRKFVSMQYARNDMDFHRGTFRVRGDTVEIIPMYEELAIRIEFFGDEIENIQTLHPLTGEVLRDEEEMYVFPASHYVAGPERMARAIKRIEDELADRLKVLEGQNKLVEAQRLRMRTTYDLEMMQQMGFCNGIENYSVHIDGRNPGTAPHCLIDYFPDDFLLVVDESHVTIPQIGAMYEGDMSRKRNLVDFGFRLPSAMDNRPLKWDEFLERIGQTVYLSATPGKYELGKADGYVQQIIRPTGLIDPEVVVKPTKGQIDDLLGEIRTRTEKNERVLVTTLTKRMAEDLTDYLVGHGVKVEYLHSDVDTLRRVELLRELRMGVFDVLVGINLLREGLDLPEVSLVSILDADKEGFLRSSTSLIQTIGRAARNVSGQVHMYADRITDSMAHAIEETNRRRAIQVQYNTDHGIDPQPLRKKIADITDQLAKEDADTQELLNNNRLAKGGKRGKSAAKGAATVRQDGLAAAPAEDLVGLIEQLTEQMHGAAAELQFEVAARIRDEVKELKRELRQMQSAGHA; from the coding sequence ATGAGCCTTGCCCAGGAAATCAACCGTGTCGTCGCGCCTTTCGAAGTGATCAGCGAGTTCAAGCCCGCCGGTGATCAGCCGACAGCCATTGCAGAGCTGACAGAACGAATCAACAATGGCGAAAAGGACGTCGTCCTTCTCGGCGCCACGGGTACGGGTAAGAGCGCCACCACGGCGTGGCTCATCGAACAGGTCCAGCGCCCCACCCTGGTGATGGTCCAGAACAAGACCCTCGCCGCACAGCTGGCCAATGAATTCCGGGAGCTGCTGCCCAACAACGCGGTGGAATACTTCGTTTCCTACTACGACTACTACCAGCCGGAGGCCTACGTAGCGCAGACGGACACCTTCATCGAGAAAGACTCCTCCATTAATGAGGAAGTCGAAAGGCTCCGGCACTCGGCCACCAACGCCCTCCTGACCCGCCGCGATGTGATCGTGGTGGCCACGGTGTCTTGCATTTACGGCTTGGGTACGCCGGAAGAGTACATCGCCGGCATGGTCACGCTCCGCAAGGGCGCGGAAATGAACCGCGACCATCTTCTTCGGAAATTCGTCTCCATGCAGTACGCCCGGAATGACATGGACTTCCACCGCGGCACGTTCCGCGTGCGCGGCGACACCGTGGAGATCATTCCGATGTACGAGGAACTCGCCATCCGGATCGAATTCTTCGGTGATGAGATCGAGAACATCCAGACACTCCACCCCCTGACCGGAGAGGTTCTGCGGGACGAGGAAGAGATGTACGTTTTCCCGGCCTCGCACTATGTGGCCGGGCCTGAACGGATGGCCCGTGCCATCAAGCGGATCGAGGATGAACTCGCTGACCGCCTCAAGGTCCTCGAAGGCCAGAACAAGCTCGTGGAAGCCCAGCGGCTTCGCATGCGCACAACGTACGACCTCGAAATGATGCAGCAGATGGGTTTCTGCAACGGCATTGAGAACTACTCCGTCCACATTGACGGCCGTAACCCCGGAACGGCTCCGCACTGCCTCATCGACTACTTCCCTGATGACTTCCTGCTCGTGGTTGATGAATCGCACGTCACCATTCCACAAATCGGAGCCATGTACGAAGGCGATATGTCCCGTAAGCGGAACCTCGTAGACTTCGGCTTCCGCCTGCCGTCGGCCATGGACAATCGGCCCCTGAAGTGGGATGAATTCCTGGAACGCATCGGCCAGACTGTGTATCTGTCCGCAACCCCGGGTAAGTACGAACTAGGCAAAGCCGATGGCTATGTCCAGCAGATCATCCGTCCCACCGGACTCATTGACCCGGAGGTGGTGGTCAAGCCCACCAAGGGACAAATCGACGACCTCCTCGGTGAGATCAGGACCCGTACGGAAAAGAACGAACGCGTTCTGGTCACCACGTTGACCAAGCGCATGGCCGAGGACCTCACCGACTACCTGGTGGGTCATGGCGTCAAAGTGGAGTACTTGCACTCCGACGTCGACACCCTGCGGCGAGTGGAATTGCTCCGGGAGCTCCGGATGGGCGTCTTCGACGTCCTGGTGGGCATCAACCTGCTCCGCGAAGGTTTGGATCTTCCCGAGGTTTCCCTCGTCAGCATTCTGGACGCGGACAAGGAAGGCTTCCTGCGGTCCTCCACCTCCTTGATCCAGACCATCGGCCGTGCTGCCCGTAACGTTTCGGGCCAGGTACATATGTACGCAGACAGGATCACCGACTCCATGGCCCACGCCATTGAGGAGACCAACCGCCGCCGTGCCATCCAGGTGCAGTACAACACCGACCACGGCATAGACCCCCAGCCTCTGCGCAAGAAGATTGCCGACATTACCGATCAACTGGCAAAGGAAGACGCAGACACCCAGGAACTGCTCAACAACAACCGGCTGGCCAAGGGTGGCAAACGTGGCAAATCAGCCGCCAAGGGCGCCGCCACTGTTCGGCAGGATGGCCTTGCCGCAGCTCCGGCCGAAGATCTTGTAGGTCTCATTGAGCAGCTGACAGAACAGATGCATGGGGCGGCCGCTGAGCTGCAGTTCGAAGTCGCAGCCCGGATCCGCGATGAAGTCAAGGAGTTGAAGCGCGAATTACGCCAGATGCAGTCCGCCGGGCACGCCTAA
- a CDS encoding acetyltransferase, GNAT family protein (identified by match to protein family HMM PF00583), with amino-acid sequence MSVIRPATIEDVPAILRMIHDLAIYEKEPDAVKNTPAMLTEVLFGENPRVYATIAENSAGTVQGFALWFLNYSTWEGVHGIYLEDLYVVPDARGEGHGKALLQYLAATAVERGYARVEWSVLNWNEPSINFYKNLGAFPMEEWSTFRLTGDALQAYGTNVGEAKEALTHG; translated from the coding sequence ATGAGTGTAATCCGCCCCGCCACCATTGAAGACGTCCCTGCCATCCTTCGTATGATCCACGACCTTGCGATCTACGAAAAGGAACCGGACGCCGTTAAGAACACCCCGGCCATGCTCACCGAAGTACTCTTTGGCGAGAATCCGCGGGTATACGCCACCATTGCGGAAAACAGTGCAGGCACAGTTCAGGGTTTCGCGCTCTGGTTCCTGAACTACTCCACATGGGAAGGCGTCCACGGCATCTACCTTGAGGACCTCTACGTGGTTCCGGATGCCCGTGGCGAGGGACACGGCAAGGCGCTCTTGCAGTATCTGGCCGCCACCGCCGTCGAACGTGGTTACGCCCGGGTGGAGTGGAGCGTCCTGAACTGGAATGAACCCTCCATCAACTTCTACAAGAACCTTGGTGCGTTCCCCATGGAGGAATGGTCAACGTTCAGGCTGACAGGCGACGCGCTCCAGGCGTACGGGACGAACGTCGGTGAGGCGAAAGAGGCTCTTACCCATGGCTGA
- a CDS encoding putative membrane protein, tellurium resistance (identified by match to protein family HMM PF03741), with the protein MQLPVWFEIGSFVALGIILLIDLLLVVKRPHEPSMKEAGLWVGFYVALALLFAVAMFIFAGPEYGGQFVAGWVTEYSLSIDNLFVFIIIMARFSVPRKYQQEVLMVGIIIALILRGIFIALGAVVIEQFSWVFYIFGAFLLWTAWKQARDSGEDEEDTENPLIARIRKVLPMSEKFDGNKIRTVVDGKKVFTPMLIVFITIGLTDLLFAVDSIPAIFGLTQSAFIVFTANIFALMGLRQLYFLLGGLMTRLVYLKHALSVILAFIGVKLVLHAMHVNELPFINGGHHIEWAPEIPTYVSLAVIVGTIIVAVVASLLSPAARQAKLDARLEEDARKSMSEAE; encoded by the coding sequence ATGCAGCTTCCCGTCTGGTTCGAGATCGGCTCTTTTGTCGCCCTCGGAATCATCCTGCTGATCGACCTCCTGTTGGTCGTCAAGCGTCCCCATGAACCTTCCATGAAGGAAGCCGGCCTGTGGGTCGGCTTCTACGTTGCACTCGCCCTGCTGTTTGCAGTGGCTATGTTCATCTTCGCCGGCCCGGAATACGGCGGGCAATTCGTCGCCGGCTGGGTCACTGAGTACAGCCTCAGTATCGATAACCTCTTTGTCTTCATCATCATCATGGCGCGCTTCTCGGTGCCCCGTAAGTACCAGCAGGAAGTGCTGATGGTGGGCATCATCATCGCGCTGATCCTCCGCGGTATCTTCATTGCCCTGGGCGCAGTGGTCATCGAGCAGTTCAGCTGGGTCTTCTACATCTTCGGCGCCTTCCTCCTCTGGACTGCTTGGAAGCAGGCCCGGGACTCCGGTGAGGACGAGGAAGACACTGAGAACCCGCTGATTGCCCGGATCCGCAAGGTCCTCCCGATGTCCGAGAAGTTTGATGGCAACAAGATCCGCACCGTGGTGGACGGCAAGAAGGTCTTTACCCCCATGCTGATCGTTTTCATCACCATCGGCCTCACTGACCTCCTGTTCGCCGTGGACTCCATCCCGGCGATCTTCGGCCTGACCCAGAGCGCCTTCATCGTCTTCACCGCGAACATCTTCGCCTTGATGGGCCTGCGTCAGCTGTACTTCCTCCTCGGCGGACTCATGACACGCCTGGTGTACCTGAAGCACGCCCTGTCCGTAATTCTGGCCTTCATCGGCGTCAAGCTTGTCCTGCACGCCATGCACGTCAATGAGCTTCCGTTCATCAACGGCGGCCACCACATCGAGTGGGCTCCTGAGATCCCCACCTATGTTTCGCTGGCGGTCATCGTGGGCACCATCATCGTTGCTGTCGTAGCAAGCCTGTTGAGCCCTGCAGCACGCCAGGCGAAGCTGGATGCACGCTTGGAAGAAGATGCACGCAAGAGCATGAGCGAAGCAGAGTAA
- a CDS encoding putative major facilitator superfamily (MFS) transporter (identified by match to protein family HMM PF07690), with product MTTTSTTALDPQRVQRRTVFLLSSAQLLSGVGNGATLSIGSLLAVDLSGSEAWAGSITTVLTLAAAVAALPLARLAEARGRRVGLVTGLVAAMVGALLIIASVMSQSFVLLLLGAAFLGLGTAANLQARFAAVDLAEPEHRGRSLSTVVWAITIGAVAGPNLIQPGAAVGEALGLPPIAGPFVFSAVGLFLAAGLLFAGLRPDPLLMSRRLAAQAEAGDEPGAQPVRGTIRSGLRAVRSSPQAMLALAAVVAAHGVMVAVMSMTPLHLQQLVGGSHEGHHGGTTDSTDALVVIGLTISLHIAGMFALSPLWGWLTDKAGRFQTIAMGHGLLLVAVFIAGFGQHEPALVTVGLILLGLGWSAASIAGSTLLAESLAPEQRVTVQGVSDTLMGAAGAVGGATSGLLLAWIGYQGLNIASSVLAAAVLALTVIMAAGRRTPASMGGQPDGTSA from the coding sequence GTGACTACCACTTCAACTACGGCGCTGGACCCACAACGGGTTCAGCGCCGTACTGTTTTCCTGCTCAGTTCCGCACAGCTGCTCAGCGGCGTTGGCAATGGGGCCACACTTTCCATCGGCTCCCTGCTGGCCGTGGACCTATCAGGATCCGAAGCATGGGCGGGATCCATCACCACCGTCCTGACACTGGCTGCCGCAGTTGCAGCACTGCCGCTGGCCAGATTGGCTGAGGCACGCGGCCGGCGCGTAGGTCTTGTCACCGGGTTGGTAGCTGCGATGGTGGGTGCGCTGCTCATCATCGCGTCAGTCATGAGCCAGTCGTTTGTGCTTCTTTTGCTGGGCGCAGCCTTCCTTGGCCTTGGGACCGCCGCGAACCTGCAGGCACGGTTCGCCGCCGTCGACCTCGCTGAACCGGAGCACCGTGGTCGATCATTGTCCACCGTGGTCTGGGCCATCACCATCGGAGCCGTGGCAGGGCCTAACCTGATCCAGCCCGGAGCCGCAGTGGGTGAGGCACTTGGCCTGCCGCCCATCGCCGGCCCCTTCGTCTTCTCCGCTGTGGGACTGTTCCTGGCAGCCGGCCTGTTGTTCGCAGGCTTGAGGCCGGATCCTCTGCTGATGTCCCGTCGACTGGCCGCTCAGGCTGAGGCTGGAGACGAGCCAGGGGCGCAGCCTGTCCGGGGAACCATCCGGTCCGGTCTTCGCGCAGTCCGTTCATCACCGCAGGCGATGCTCGCACTGGCGGCAGTGGTCGCTGCCCACGGCGTCATGGTGGCTGTCATGTCAATGACACCGCTGCATCTTCAACAGCTTGTGGGTGGATCCCACGAAGGACACCATGGAGGAACCACCGACAGCACGGATGCGCTGGTGGTCATCGGGCTCACGATTTCCCTCCACATCGCTGGAATGTTCGCCCTATCGCCCCTGTGGGGTTGGCTGACAGACAAGGCCGGCCGCTTTCAGACCATTGCCATGGGCCACGGGCTTTTGCTGGTCGCGGTGTTCATCGCCGGCTTCGGCCAACATGAACCTGCGTTGGTGACGGTAGGGCTGATTCTCCTGGGCCTGGGATGGTCGGCGGCAAGCATTGCCGGATCAACGCTGTTGGCCGAGAGCCTCGCACCTGAGCAACGCGTCACCGTGCAGGGCGTCTCGGACACCCTGATGGGTGCCGCCGGGGCGGTCGGCGGTGCAACCTCCGGCCTCTTGCTTGCCTGGATTGGCTATCAAGGCCTCAACATCGCTTCCAGCGTTCTCGCCGCAGCCGTGCTTGCCCTGACGGTCATTATGGCAGCCGGCCGGCGGACACCGGCTTCGATGGGCGGCCAGCCGGATGGCACGTCTGCTTAG
- the pip gene encoding proline iminopeptidase (identified by match to protein family HMM PF00561) produces MRRKRLLPMADGSLANQRPSAGEHRIQARHEFRGLRTVEHYFTVPLVHQAEVPGETITIFAREYSSTDHSAVEASKLPWLLFLQGGPGGRGNRVTSLSGWMKAAAKDFRILMLDQRGTGLSAPIERQSLELQGDAAAQAEYLTHFRADSIVADAEHIRAVLGSGPWSVLGQSFGGFCALTYLSFAPEGLREVLITGGLAPLHGAADRVYQATFRRVAARNAEYFSWYPEDREKVTRIARHLEQHTELMASGERLTPERFQMVGSFLGGNTRVDALHYLLEDAFIDTPSGERLSETFLEQVRGLVSRAANPLYAVLHESIYGQGEATNWAAWRVLEDYPEFKPEAEEPLLTGEMVYPWYFEQDPALVPLRDVAEQLAARKDWKPLYDPTRLASNTVPVAAAVYKDDIYVDHDLSLETAAAVRGLQTWVTSDFHHDGIGEDGEGIFGRLFGMVRATR; encoded by the coding sequence GTGAGGCGAAAGAGGCTCTTACCCATGGCTGACGGGTCATTGGCTAACCAGCGGCCCTCCGCTGGCGAGCACCGCATCCAAGCCCGCCACGAATTCCGTGGACTCCGGACAGTGGAGCATTACTTCACGGTTCCCTTGGTGCATCAGGCGGAAGTCCCCGGCGAGACGATCACCATCTTTGCCCGGGAATACTCCTCCACCGACCATTCGGCGGTCGAGGCCTCCAAGCTGCCGTGGCTGCTGTTCCTCCAGGGTGGACCCGGTGGCAGAGGCAACCGTGTCACCTCGCTGTCCGGCTGGATGAAGGCTGCGGCAAAGGATTTCCGCATCCTGATGCTGGACCAACGGGGCACCGGATTGTCCGCGCCGATTGAACGGCAGTCGCTTGAGCTCCAGGGCGACGCCGCGGCGCAAGCAGAATACCTGACCCACTTCCGTGCCGATTCCATCGTGGCCGACGCCGAGCACATCCGGGCTGTCCTGGGATCCGGCCCGTGGTCAGTACTGGGCCAAAGCTTCGGTGGGTTCTGTGCTTTGACGTACCTGTCATTCGCCCCGGAGGGGCTGCGGGAAGTGCTCATCACCGGTGGCTTGGCACCCCTCCACGGTGCAGCGGACCGCGTGTATCAGGCAACATTCCGTCGAGTTGCCGCGAGGAATGCGGAGTATTTCTCGTGGTACCCGGAGGACCGGGAAAAGGTCACGCGAATTGCCCGTCATCTGGAGCAGCACACTGAACTCATGGCCAGTGGCGAACGGTTGACACCGGAGCGTTTCCAAATGGTGGGATCCTTCCTGGGCGGCAACACCAGGGTGGATGCTTTGCACTACCTGTTGGAGGATGCTTTTATCGACACGCCTTCGGGCGAGCGATTGTCAGAAACGTTCCTGGAACAAGTACGGGGGCTCGTGAGCCGGGCAGCCAATCCGCTCTACGCCGTCCTGCACGAATCAATCTATGGTCAGGGCGAGGCAACCAACTGGGCCGCTTGGCGTGTTCTTGAGGACTACCCGGAGTTCAAGCCTGAGGCGGAAGAGCCTCTGCTCACGGGGGAAATGGTCTACCCCTGGTACTTCGAACAGGATCCGGCACTCGTTCCCTTGCGCGATGTGGCCGAACAACTTGCCGCCCGGAAAGATTGGAAACCGTTATACGACCCCACCCGGTTGGCGTCCAACACAGTCCCCGTTGCCGCCGCCGTATACAAGGACGACATCTACGTGGATCATGATCTTTCCCTTGAAACCGCTGCTGCGGTGCGCGGACTTCAAACCTGGGTCACCTCGGACTTCCACCATGACGGCATCGGCGAAGACGGTGAGGGCATCTTTGGGAGACTCTTCGGCATGGTGCGCGCCACCCGCTAA
- a CDS encoding putative Uncharacterized protein family UPF0029 (identified by match to protein family HMM PF01205), producing the protein MDNEEDSRATRYTTLAAGPDHRHELEIRRSRFITVLRRSPDEETARSLVTDLRREFHDARHHCSAFVIGPDRMIQRSSDDGEPSGTAGIPMLEALIKRETAATVTDLSDISVVVVRYFGGILLGAGGLVRAYSESVSTALDLAPLVQRRRLRLCAINSPHADAGRLENDLRSAGYVMAETGYEPRHTILRVALPDDDAAISEAHARLASLTSGNLELRLQGTEWVDVPC; encoded by the coding sequence GTGGACAATGAGGAAGACAGCCGCGCGACAAGGTATACAACACTCGCGGCGGGTCCGGATCACCGTCACGAACTGGAGATCCGGCGGTCCCGTTTCATCACAGTTCTTCGACGTTCACCCGATGAGGAAACCGCCCGCTCACTGGTCACAGACCTGCGGCGTGAATTTCACGACGCCCGCCATCACTGTTCCGCCTTCGTCATTGGTCCGGATCGCATGATTCAACGCTCCAGTGACGACGGCGAACCTTCCGGTACTGCGGGCATCCCCATGCTGGAGGCCCTCATCAAACGTGAGACGGCAGCAACGGTGACTGACCTCAGCGACATCAGCGTCGTCGTCGTGCGCTATTTCGGAGGAATCCTGCTGGGTGCGGGCGGGCTGGTCCGTGCGTACTCCGAGTCGGTCTCCACTGCTTTGGACCTCGCTCCGCTCGTCCAGCGACGACGCCTGCGGCTGTGCGCCATAAATAGTCCCCACGCTGACGCAGGACGCCTGGAAAATGACCTGCGCAGCGCCGGTTATGTGATGGCCGAAACTGGATACGAACCCCGCCACACCATACTTCGGGTGGCCTTGCCTGATGATGATGCGGCCATCTCCGAGGCCCACGCCCGCTTGGCTTCGTTGACGTCCGGGAACTTGGAGCTACGGCTCCAGGGAACCGAGTGGGTGGACGTTCCCTGCTAA
- a CDS encoding putative acyl-CoA transferase, CAIB/BAIF family (identified by match to protein family HMM PF02515), whose product MKPGAMESVPDLTAGLREVEALRKEQPAACSGSRRWWGGGLDVEGLALGSVQSAATALNALTGSPGRYSVDSGLTAASFDSLGHLRIAGRTAQGFAPASGFRRTADGWIRLHANYPHHAARLMEALSATVPQDVDNALLSMTSLEAETAIVAHKGAAAAVRSREAWVSSPMHSAASSGPWISLTPSNFGSLDSKAPSWTPSADPPRPLDGLKVLDLTRVIAGPTSTRLLGALGADVLRIDPPLLPELSDAFIDAGFDKRSAEADPRKSDDLAAVHALVASADVVITGYRAGGLDKFGLAPDALLAARPDLVVVTLTAWGSSGPWTGRRGFDSLVQAACGIAERYGQKHDDGWKPGALPVQALDHATGYGLAAAVLALLAERSRTGAGGSASLSLARTAEELFAVPSGYQGIPVSSLREPNLLGADSPYGQLTFVGPPLLVEGVPLSYRQPPVPYGTSTLAWR is encoded by the coding sequence ATGAAACCCGGTGCCATGGAATCCGTCCCGGATCTGACCGCCGGCCTGCGCGAGGTGGAAGCCCTGCGCAAAGAACAGCCGGCGGCCTGCAGCGGTTCACGTCGGTGGTGGGGTGGCGGCCTGGACGTCGAGGGTTTGGCGCTCGGTTCGGTTCAAAGCGCCGCCACAGCGCTCAACGCACTGACAGGTTCTCCCGGGAGATACTCGGTTGACTCAGGGCTGACGGCAGCATCCTTCGATTCGCTGGGCCACCTCCGGATTGCGGGCCGGACGGCCCAAGGCTTCGCACCCGCATCCGGGTTCCGGCGCACTGCGGACGGCTGGATCCGCCTTCACGCCAACTATCCCCATCATGCGGCCCGGTTGATGGAAGCGCTCTCGGCCACCGTCCCGCAGGACGTGGACAACGCGTTGCTGTCTATGACCTCCTTGGAGGCCGAGACTGCAATCGTGGCACATAAGGGAGCGGCTGCCGCTGTCCGGAGCCGCGAGGCATGGGTCTCCTCACCCATGCACTCTGCGGCAAGCTCCGGCCCTTGGATCAGCCTGACCCCCTCTAATTTTGGGTCCTTGGATTCGAAGGCCCCGTCATGGACGCCGTCTGCGGACCCACCCCGGCCGTTGGACGGGCTTAAAGTGCTCGACCTGACGCGGGTCATCGCCGGACCTACGTCAACGCGCCTATTGGGTGCGCTGGGCGCGGACGTTCTGCGCATCGACCCGCCCCTCCTTCCGGAACTGAGCGATGCATTCATCGACGCCGGGTTCGACAAACGCAGCGCCGAAGCGGATCCCAGGAAGTCCGACGACCTGGCAGCTGTTCACGCTCTTGTGGCTTCAGCGGATGTGGTGATCACCGGGTACCGGGCCGGCGGCTTGGACAAATTCGGTTTAGCTCCGGATGCCCTGCTGGCTGCGAGGCCGGACCTTGTGGTGGTCACACTGACCGCTTGGGGCAGCAGCGGGCCATGGACGGGCAGGCGAGGCTTTGACAGCCTGGTTCAGGCAGCCTGCGGGATAGCGGAGCGGTACGGACAGAAGCACGACGACGGGTGGAAACCCGGGGCGCTCCCGGTACAGGCCTTGGACCACGCCACAGGTTACGGGCTCGCGGCGGCGGTGCTGGCTTTACTGGCGGAGCGATCAAGGACCGGAGCCGGTGGATCTGCGAGTCTCTCCTTGGCACGGACGGCCGAGGAGCTGTTCGCCGTGCCTTCCGGCTATCAGGGCATCCCTGTGAGCTCACTGCGGGAGCCGAACCTCCTCGGAGCAGACAGCCCCTACGGCCAGCTCACGTTTGTGGGGCCGCCCCTTCTGGTTGAGGGCGTCCCGCTCAGTTACCGGCAGCCACCTGTGCCTTACGGAACGTCCACGCTCGCCTGGCGGTAG
- the coaE gene encoding dephospho-CoA kinase (identified by match to protein family HMM PF01121; match to protein family HMM PF04229; match to protein family HMM TIGR00152), with product MLKIGLTGGIASGKSLVASRLQELGAILVDADVIAREVVEPGTPGLEQVVGAFGPGILDASGRLDRPKLGSIVFQDPSQREVLNSIIHPLVREVAASIVASAGPGDIVVQDIPLLVETRQGSNFHLVVVVDAPDEVRVQRMVGFRRMSKEDALARMASQATRAERMAAADVVLDNSGTRQELLDAVDDLWARRLMPFAENLRRGTRARRAVCPVIGASKGEWAAQAERLAERILAVAPRDILAVDHIGSSSVPGLVAKDVIDLQVAVADLETADRISPLLAASGFPAVPQADQDTPMPSHPKPAEWQQRFHANADPGRPVNLHVRVAGSPEWRYALLFRDWLRAEPSAAELYQAHEHELAASHTGDQGAAAYADAKEPWLTEVAWPLMDEWANRTGWMPPSYISSAEGKRGQ from the coding sequence GTGCTGAAGATCGGGCTGACGGGCGGCATCGCCTCGGGGAAATCACTGGTGGCTTCCAGGTTGCAGGAACTGGGTGCGATCCTGGTGGACGCAGATGTCATTGCGCGGGAGGTGGTGGAGCCCGGGACACCTGGCTTGGAGCAGGTTGTTGGGGCCTTCGGTCCTGGCATCCTCGACGCCAGTGGCAGGCTTGATCGGCCCAAGCTCGGTTCCATTGTGTTTCAGGACCCTTCTCAACGCGAAGTTCTCAACAGCATCATCCATCCGTTGGTCCGTGAGGTTGCTGCCTCAATCGTGGCCAGTGCGGGCCCTGGTGACATCGTGGTCCAGGACATTCCGCTTCTTGTCGAAACAAGGCAGGGCAGCAACTTTCACTTGGTAGTGGTGGTGGATGCTCCCGATGAAGTTCGCGTTCAACGCATGGTGGGCTTCCGGCGGATGTCCAAGGAGGACGCGCTGGCCCGTATGGCGTCGCAGGCTACGCGTGCAGAGCGCATGGCCGCTGCCGACGTTGTCCTGGACAACTCCGGAACTCGGCAAGAATTGCTCGACGCGGTGGATGATTTGTGGGCGCGCCGCTTGATGCCTTTCGCGGAGAACCTCCGCCGAGGCACCAGGGCCCGCCGCGCAGTTTGCCCTGTCATTGGTGCTTCGAAGGGGGAGTGGGCAGCTCAGGCTGAGCGGCTCGCCGAACGAATTCTCGCCGTCGCGCCCCGGGACATTCTTGCGGTGGACCACATAGGTTCCTCGTCGGTGCCCGGGCTGGTGGCAAAAGACGTCATTGACCTCCAAGTCGCTGTCGCAGATCTTGAAACGGCGGATCGGATCTCGCCCCTCCTCGCCGCTTCCGGGTTTCCCGCAGTACCCCAAGCCGATCAAGACACGCCAATGCCCTCGCACCCGAAACCAGCAGAGTGGCAACAACGATTCCACGCCAACGCGGATCCGGGCCGGCCGGTGAACCTGCACGTCCGGGTGGCCGGCTCACCCGAATGGCGTTATGCGCTGCTGTTCCGCGACTGGTTACGGGCAGAACCGTCTGCCGCGGAACTGTATCAAGCACACGAGCACGAACTGGCGGCCTCGCACACGGGGGACCAAGGCGCTGCTGCCTACGCCGACGCCAAGGAGCCGTGGTTGACCGAGGTTGCCTGGCCGCTCATGGATGAGTGGGCCAACCGCACAGGCTGGATGCCGCCGTCGTATATCTCTTCTGCTGAAGGCAAACGCGGACAGTAG